A region of the Fulvia fulva chromosome 7, complete sequence genome:
AGCAGGGCCAAGCTTCCAAGTGGCCATGGACAGAGGATAGTTCCAAGGTATGATCTGCGCAACAACGCCTATCGGCTGACGGAGAGTGTATGCGAACTTCTGAGGCGTAGTGCTTATGGTCTGGCCATACGTCTTATCAGCCCAGCCGCCATAGTATCGGATTGTCAAGACGGATTCAGGCAGATCAGTGTTCAACGCTTCGGAATAGCTCTTGCCTGATGATTATCAGTAGAGACCTCGAATGGGTTCGTAGCAACATACCATTGTCCCACGCATCTATGGTGGCAAGAAGTTCCTTGTTCTCCTCGATAAGGTCTGCTAGACGGGTCATGAGCTTGCCTCGCTCCGTGACGTCCATTTGCTTCCACGAAGGGTCTTTGAAGGCCTTGTGGGCAGCTTGGACCGCGACATCGACGTCGTCAGGCCCTGCTGCGTGGACGGTAGCAATTTCTTTCTCCGTGCTTGATGTTGTTAGCTTCTACGTTGACGAGATAAGCTGCAATAAGGCATACTCACGCTGGGTCAATGGACGTTATGGTCTTGCCACTCTTGGCCGCAACGAACTCGTTGTTGATGAACAGTCCTGTTGGCTGTGTCCACTTCCTGCCATTTGGAGCTTCAAGCTCAACAGATAGGCTAGACATGTTGCTCGAGCTGTATCCCCGTCTAACTGAAGGGAGAGAGTTCAGTGTTTTCCGCTGCGAGAGGGAGCACAGGCTGCGAGAGTATGTCTCGTGTTGCTGAAACGCTTTGGAGCAATGTCTTGCGAGGACATTGATGAGGAGGCGTCCCATGAGGATGCTCACGTGCTTGATACATGGTGATGGATGCAGTCAAGGTCGAGCTCTGGTGGAGACTCGCAGACGCCTTCCTCACGAAAAGCCTCGGCTGGACATGCCACTTTCGGTTCATCCTTCGATAAGTGATGCTGACATTCTCCAGCGACAACTCCTTTCACGTGACCCGCTGCAGCTTCTTCAAACCCTTCGCAGAGCAATGGCAGCTTTTGAAGTGCGCCTGACTACGAGCGATCACGATGGGGCGTGTGCCTGGGGGCTTGTGAGATACAAGCATCTGGCCGAGCACGATGGATAGCTCTCTCTCGGCACGCCGGATTGGCGCACAGAGGCGTGCCTACCTCCTATCGCCTGGACAGCATCCCTACGAACCTGTAGTGTCCTAGAGGACGATCATGGCAGTGATGCCGCTGCCAGTAATCCAGTGCAGTGTAATCGTTCGGCAATGATGTAAGTGTTGAAAGCATCGGCCCGCGCACTCACTTTGAATGTAGCCCCAACCCCTCTCGTTGCTCAAGAAACCATTGAGCATCTACCTGTGACACAGCAAGTGAAGAGCCATTGAATTCCAGCCAAGCGGGATGACCGAAGCTCGACTCCATAGCACGAGGCCTCAGACACGCATAACGACTGCAGCCAGCCCACGATGTTGTCCTTCCTCCGAGCACCCCATCCTCAGCGAACAAATAACGCCAGCAAAGACCTGGTCATCTACGAGAATGGCACGTCTTCAGTACATTACCACGACAAGGGACACAACAACTACATGATGACACACACAATCCCTCCAACACATCCAAAGGAAGGACCTTCGATCATCCAGCCACCGTTCCACTATCACATCTATCAGACCGAGAAGTTCCATGTGCAACAGGGCACAGCAAACATGTATTTCGGCCTGAACGCAAAGCCAAGCGCTGTTCTGAGCTCGAAGGGAGGCAAGAGCTCAGCGGTCCTCGGACCTTGTCGATACCACAGATTCGAGAACGCTAGCCCTAGTGAGGTCCTGAAGATGGATATCCAGCTTGATCCTGAAGACTACGAGAATGAGCAGCGATTCTTCCGAAACTTCTTCGGGTATCTGGATGACTGCAAGAGAACAAAACAAGCTCCGAGCATATTTCAGCTGTTTGTATTCTTGCATTCTGCGGATACACCATTGGCCATACCACTTCCCAACTTGCCCTTCATGGAGATGTTAGGCGTGTATCTCAGCAGGCTGTTGTTGATAGCGGTGGCATATTTCGGAATGTACGGGCTTGGATACCAGCCAACGTATCCTGAATACTACGATAGCAACAAGAGCAGATAATTGAGCGCAGTCTGGAAGTGACCTGCTGTTGCCCCAAGACATGCGTTGTACGCAGTAGCAGTCGGGCGCATCCATTGCCTGCGCCCGCCAATGATTAGCGGGGAACTTTAGCTTGACTTTCCACCCTCAGCTCGGGACACTCTCCTTCTTCAATCTTCGTACCTTTACTGTGATGCCGAAGGCATCCGCTAGGTCCAACTCGCGACGTTCACGTTCATTCGGAGGCTGTGGCACCTGCCGTCGTCGTCACGCAAAATGCGACCAGGTCCGTCCAGAATGCCTCACCTGCAAAGCTGTTGGCGCGACATGCGAAGGCTCCTCTGCCGAGATTCGATGGATGTCTTCGAAGAAGGAAGGAGCCGATAAAGAGCCAACGCCTTCACAGCCAGGCGTGAGCCGTCGTCACCTGTATACAGGCACGTTCTTGTGGTTGATAGTTTCTGTACAGTGACCGAGCTGATGAGGCCACAACAGAGAGCAATCGGGAGCAAATGAGCGCTTCATTGGTTGCCAGCTTCCCGCTAGGCACCGTCGATGCGTCTCTCTGACTGAGATCGATAACAAATGCAAGGACAACTCAAACAATGAGGATACCACTCTTGGACCCTTTGGTGTGAGCAACTTCTCCAGCAAGCAATTCGGCCCGAGGATCCTCCGCCCATGCCTTGGGGAGAGGACTCTATGCGTGGCAACGGAATGGTTGTGACATCAGGCAAGCGAACAGTGGAAGAGTAGCCATCACGTCGCCGTACCGATACACAATCACATCAGGACGAAGCACGGATTTGACTAGGACGCCCGGACCCAAGCCTGTCTTTACAACGCGACGAAAGCTAGAAGCATGCCATTCTCGCGGCCACTCAATGTCGTGGGCTGCCATGCAGAAGGCGAAGTAGGAAACGTGGTGACTGGCGGAGTTCTGGACGTGCCAGGAGCTAACATGCATGACAAGATGATGCACTTCTGGACCAATAACGACGGTATACGCCAGTTGCTGCTCAACGAGCCAAGAGGCCGAGCAGCGAAGTGTGCCAACATCGTTTTGCCACCATGTAACCCTCTCGCCGATGCTGGCTTCTTGATCATGGAGAGTGAGGAGTGGGTTGCAATGTCAGGGTCAAGGAAGCGTTCCATATACGAGGGGCTCTCGTCGGTCGACGATACTTGCTGACGTGGTAGTTTTGAAGACACGATGTGTGTCACAACAGTGTTGCTTGAGACGGGAATGCTGCCAACGCGCGAGCCGATCACCAAGCTGAACCTGGACACAGCCGCTGGACTGGTCGCAGTCACTGCAGAGTGTGAGAGTGGCAAGTGCAAAAGTGTGGAGTTTGAAAATGCGCCATCGTTCGTCTTCGAATTGGACCATGAGGTGGAAGTGCCTGGGATTGGTGTTATCCAGGTGGACATCGTCTATGGTGGCATGATCTTCGCCATGGTCGATGCAGCCTCGATCGGCGTAGACATCTGCGATCACGATAAAGCAGCACACCTCATGGAGCTTTGAAAAGATATTGCGAGCAAAGATTACACCGGTCCATCCTGAGAATCCAGCAATCCGCGGCATCACGAATTTGGTTTTCACAGACCCCGTCACTTACACGGAAGGGGAAAAGGAGACCAGATGCGTCACTGTGGTAATGCCGGGACGGTTCGATCGCAGCCCTTGTGGCACAGGCACCTGTGCTAGACTTGCGCTTCTTCATGCCAGAGGAGAGCTAGACGTTGGCGAGGAGCTCGTCAACTACAACAGCTTGACTAACTCGAAGTTCGATAGCCGTATCGTACAGAAGACTCGAGTAGGCAAATACGATGCCATCGTGCCCGCCGTAAAGGGCCGAGCATGGGTAACTGGCTTCAAGCAGGAAGTCCTCGATTCGGCAGATCCATACCCTGAGGGTTTCAGGGTCGCCGATGCGTGGCACTCCACAAGACCAGCGTCACTGGTGGACGACATCTTGGAAGCTCATAACAACAAGGCATTTAACGATCACTAGCTGATGGAAGTTCGGCATGTCGAATACTACAGCTACACCATTGATGAAGCTGTTCTTCTATGAGCCTCAAGTTTCACAGCATCAGGTATTGTGTCCTCGAGGCTTTCGTGTACAGGCTGCCATGAGAGCTGCTTTCTTGCACGCTCACCCACTGACACAGCGTTCGTCGCCCAGAAGACAGCGCCGGCGGGCATCGCTGCATTTGCCTCATCTGCGCTCAAGCTGGTCTTTACTTCAGCCGACTTGATCAAGCTTTGCGCGTGGGCTTCTTTGGCTATGAGTTCGGCAATGTCGCCAAATGCCTACTTCAAGTCAGCACGAACTGTGGTCTGATGAGAATGAGTGGCGACCTACCTTCTTGCCGCTTTCAATGCAGTACACGCCATTCTCATTACAAGCATCTGCTTGCTTTTCGTCTGCCGCAAGTGCCAGCTTCCCGAATACTGCGCCCAGATCGCGAACATGGATCGTGCTCCAGACACTCTTCCCAGCGCCGACACGGAAGCCCTCGCCCTTCTCGAGCGTCACACGGGTCATCTCGGGGACCTGAATACTGCGAGTGTTGCCTGGCCCCTGGCCGGTGCCATAGATCAGCGGGCCAACGATCAATGCAGTCTTGACCTTGGACGAGTCTCGATCAAGGACAAGGTGGTCAACGTTCCGCGCTGGGTTGTTCCGAATGATGGAGAGTATCTTGTCAGTATCCTTCAGGTCGTCATGGAATACCGATGGAGGCTCGCCATATGTGCCTTTGGCAATATCTGGGACGGAGAACATGGATGCGCCAGACATCTGCACCCAGTAGCCAGGTTTGCTGCGCCTGATGTCGGACAGGCCATTTGCTATGGCTTGGGCGCTTCGAAGGTGCTTAGTGCTTGCCAGATCTGCCTCAAGGTCAATGAAAGGACGTGCGATCAGCAGGACACTGCTCTGCTCTCACGAAAGACGACATCAGCGTTCTGAGCTTCCGACTCGATGAGCTCAACAGCGTCGAGGTCACCTCGTACTATGCGGACTTTCGGGAATGCTTTCAGTATCTTCGCCTCGCTCTCCACGTGCCGGTTCAGCACAGCTATCTCGAAATGCGCACGTGCCGCGTGGTAGATCTCGTGCAGAGCCTGCCCACCCACGAAGCCGGTCGCCCCGGTACTATAATAGCTGTTAGCTCTGCATGATACAAGCTTTGTTCGTCCGTTCATGTTTACAGAAAGATCTTGGTCATTGTGCTGGTAAAAGTGGTGTTCGCTACGCTATACAGGTCGATCGGTAATTGTTGTTCTACAAGGCTTGTGATATTCATTGAGCAGTACAATTCGGCCTCTTTAGTCGTTCAGCCTCCGTACTCATTGCTGGCATCGAAGAGTTGGTCATCAATGTACTATTGCTCGGCGCCATCGAGCTCCGGGCAATGTCGGTTGTACACATCAGGAAGGTTATCTCGAGACGCATTCATAACGTCCCCCGCTTAGCAATAACACACCACGCCCGGTTAAAGCTGTTCGCACAACTTCGGAATATCTGCTCGCACTTGTCCGGTATCTATCACAAGTGCATGAGGTGGTCTCGCACTTCGCGACGGATGACATGCTCGTGCCTACTGGGGTCGCTTGCCTTGCGCATTGGAGCTTGTATTCCGAACAGGCAGGTCACCCCCCGACCCTCCGACCATGCAGCTGGCCGAAACCGTATCTTGAACCAGAACCTCTCACGATCTACTTCTGTATAGCTATAGGCGGCTGACAGGCACGCTTCGCGTCGATGCTCATCTACCAGCAAGCATTTTTGGACATCAGGCATTACTTCGAAGCTGTCCTTGAGTTTGCATTTAATTCCAGCCGATAGTTGCTCAAGTGACATCGACAGTACTCCAGCAGCATGGCAAACAGGGGCGAAACATAGGATCCCCAAGTCCACTCAATTGCAGACCTCAAAGAACTAGGCAGCGCAAGACTACCCCCAAGATGTACCGCGACTACTACAACGAAGGAGCAATGGACCTCATCACCCTACGCGACAACGAAGAAGCCTACAACCGCTACAAGATCAAACCCCGAATCCTCGTCAACGTCGACAACATCGACATCTCCCACGAACTCTTCGGCTGCAAAGTCTCAATGCCCCTAGGCTTCAGTCCCTCAGCAATGCAACGACTCGCACACCCGGACGGCGAACTAGGCACATCACGCGCAGCAGCAAACTTCAACATCCCAATGTGTCTCTCCTCCTACGCCACCGAACCCATCGGAACGGTCGCAGCACAAGGAAAAGGTAACCCCTACGCGATGCAAATGTGCGTCCTCCGCGACCGCAAAATCACCCGCCAAATCCTCAAACGTGCCAAAAGTGCAGGCTGCAAAGCCTTCTTCTCAACGCATCCAACGTCGCAGCCTGTCCATCCAACTGCATCCCCCCATGATTCGACACAATAAACCCATCAATCCCATGCTCAATCGCCAAGGCCACATCCTCCCCGGACGTAACGCCCTTCAACCACAGCTGCATTTTCGTCTGACTCCTCAACCACTGAATGGCAGAGTCCCAATTCAAGCTCGGATCATAATCGAAGCTTTTCGGTTCGGTGGTAGATTGTCTTCGAGCTGTTCGCGGCCTGACAGCAGGAGGTTAGGCCATTCCATCCCTCGGGTAGGACGAATTGGTTGCGGTATTCATTCAGGCAGCGTCCAAGCATGGGCACGTCGACGGAGAGGGGAGTGTGTTACGACTGCCCCTGTTGATGGAGGTAATAGGAGGGGGAGTGATATTTTTAAGGCGCTTGCGCTGGGGGCGAGTTTTTGTTTTGTGGGGAGGATACCGATTTGGGGGCTTGCTGTGAGTATCGCTCGACTACTGGATCGCGACTGGACGTTTGCTGATTTTGATTATAGTGCAATGGACAAGAAGGTGTTGAGCTCGGTTTGAGGATCCTGATGCAGGGACTGAAGTTGACGATGGGCCTTGCTGGATGTCGGTCGATCAAGGACATTTCGAGGAATCATGTAACATATCTGAATTCTGATGGCATCCTGGCCAAGCTGTAAGCTGAAAGGGAATTATAGCATTAGCGATAGCATGGCGGAATCATTCACAGCATTTGACAGCGTCTCACCAGCTCCGTCATACCGCCGTGCTACCACAATTGCCTCATCTGGTTAGCTCCAAGTCGCCCGTACTCCAACGCGTGCGCTTCTCAACCACGAGCTCGAGAGCTTTCGTGCCAGGACTTCCATCCCGGCTCAGAACTCCAGGTTGATGACACCTTCGAATGGGCGCTGCCATGTGGTCGACAAGGAGAGCTGGTACCCAGCCGAGCCAGCTGCGTGAAGACGAAACAGGCCGTCACGGCTCGCCATCGTCATGTCTTTCCCAATCGGGGAACCCTTCCAGATTCGGTCGCTCATGCACCTCACCAGAGCTGCTGCTCGAAACAGTCCGAGTACCTCAATATGGGTCGGCTCCTGTCGCCGAACGGAGAGCTGTTGGAGGAGGAAGGTCACCTCAGAGCTCTCCAGCCAGGATCGTTGATGGGGAAGTAATACAAAGTGCTCTGCCATCTCGTCAGTATTGATTCCCGTTCGATCGCATCCATTAATACAACCACAACCACAACCACCCCATCATCCCGCTAGCGACAACAACCATACCCTCCTCGCAACCCACTCCCAAAATGTCTCCCCCAACCCAAGCTCTAACCGGCATCCACGTCGCCATAATCACCCCCTTCACCCCAGGCAATAAATCCATCGACACAGCCTCACTAAGCCACCACATCAACCGCTTCATGTCCGCAGGCGTCCACGGCCTCGTCCCAGGTGGCAGTACCGGAGAATTCACAGTCCTCTCCATCGCAGAGCGGAAGCAACTCATCGAACAATGCGTCAAGTCAGCAGCCGGCCGCGTCCCCGTCGTCGCAGGGATCGGCGACTTGTCGACCGAGTCGACGGTGGATCTTGCAAAGCATGCCGCGCAAGCGGGGGCTGCGGCAGCGATGGTGGTCCCGCCGTCTTATGATGCGTTGGATTATGAGCAGTTGCAGGAGTTTTTGGGGGAGGTGCATAGAGAGTCGGGATTGCCGATTATGTATTACAACATTCCGTCTGCTAGTGGGGTGAGGTTGACCCGGAGTAGATTGCGGGGCTGTCGAAGGCGAGAGTAAAGTATATGAAAGACACATCCGGCAATGCTCCAGATTTGACGGATGTGCTCTTTACCAAGCATGAGTCGATCACGACGTTTAACGGCTGGGATACCCTGACGTTCTACGGTCTGGCGGCTGGGGCAAAAGGGTCAGTATGGggagcgacgaacattatCCCGGAGTTGAGCGTGGCGTTGTGGAATGCTGTTGCGGTTGAGGGGGATTTGAAAAAGGGACGGGAGATTTGGACCAAGGTATTTCCGGTTTGTAGGACGCCCGAGGAGGGTAATTACGCGGGTGCGATTAAGACGGGGATGGAGTTGAGGGGATGGAAGACCGGTGGGTTGAGGAAGCCGTTTGATTTGTTGAAGGGAGAGCAGAGGAGGAAGTTGGCGGGTGTGTTGAGGGACGCTGGTGTTGAGGTTAGCGAGTAGATGGCAACCGCCAGGAGGGTAGTGATGTATGCATGGTTATTCTCCATGACCTGTTTCGTTCGTGCTTGGAGCGGCATTCCAGAAGTTTGTGGGAATGACTTCGGAGCCATGGACTGCCCAGTCAAGGTTCTCTTCGAAGCAAAATATGTCGGCATGCCACTCTTTTGCCTGGCTCAGCCAAGATGTTGCGACGACAAAAGACTCGTTGACCAGCACTTGGCTTTGTCGTTCATTGCCTCGGGACCTGAGCTGCAGCCTGTTTTGTATTCTATGCCTACAGTGATCCTATCGTCAGTGAGATATTCCGATCGATGGGAAATACAGTACGCTTACCGGTCTGTGTCACTCATTGTACTGAAGTACAGGGACTCAGCCGCGCGGATCTCCAGATTCTTCCACAACATAGGACGTGAGCGATTCGCTCGACCGCCGTCATCGTGACCTTGACCTCGCGATTGCTGGTAATCAATAGGTAGGGCGTACTCTTTCAACCTTGCGGCTTCGGCATCGAAGCAGAGAAGCATCTGGCGTGGGGGCGTCCTGGTCGAAAGAGACGGAAGCTGATCCGCTGACTGCTGCACAGGTGATCGGAAGACGTAGTGTCCGCCGATACCAGTGTGGTGGAGATCAGTGAGTTCGAAGCGGTCATAGTCATATGGCCATGGGGCCTTAGCCCGTGTCCCAGTCCGTCTCCAGGAAGAGGAGCTGAGATACTTGCCGTCGAAGGCATAGCGTCTGTGTTCGACGTAGACGTTTTGCGACTTACCGGATTCATCGGTAGTCAGATCTTGCTGCCCGAAGATGTCTACTGTTCGGGCGTCTACACTGATTAGCAGCGTCCTGATCGAACACCCTGGGTCAAATGCCAGGTCAGGCAGCGCCTCGGCTGGGACTTTGACTGGTTCGATTTCGAAATTGCGCATGGTGCAATTGCTGCAGTTGTAGAGGATAACCGTAGCGGGACGAGAGCTTCTAGCCTGCATAACGATTCCAACGATATCTCGCTCCGCGCTGAAGGCTTGGTAGATAGCCGATGATAGTTGGACGCTACCTAGCTGTATGTCATCATGCTTGCAAGTATAGAGCTTGCCGTGGAAGTTGGTGTATGCAATGATGTCGTTGGACAGAGCGAACCTCAAGATGGGCTCTCGCGCAGTACCGTGGTACCTGGTTCTGGTGCCCGTGACGAGATTCAACACCACGACGGCCTGATCACTTCTTGGCGAAATCTCAAAGTAGGCAAAGTAGTGACCGGATAGTGCAGAAGTTCTACTTGCTTGGTAGCGGTGCGGGTGATCACCGCCCGTATCGCGAATGTCGATATGCTTTGCGCATCTCGTGAATGGGCGCCCGAGTCTCCAAGACTGCAGCCGGCGAAGAATGTCTTTGGACGCTTCAACGGTCGGAGATGACTTGACACGATCTTCGGGCCTGTGAGTATCCCAGCGTTTCAAGGCTGCGTCGACGATCTGTTCGGAAGAGAGGATGTCGCGCCATTGCTGGCAGACCAGCTGCAGCTTCCAGGTGTAGAGGAAGTCAAGGTTGCTCAGTATTTGAATGACCAGCTCGACAGGTAGGGCGGCCAGTCGATCGTTCTTGACGCTGATGATGCGAGCGAGAGCATGTCTCTCCTTTGAGTTCAACTGATCGACCAGTTGGTGTAGCCTACACATTCACGGTAAGCATGCCGGCATTGGTAGCATCGCATCGCAGGCGTACAATGCTAGCCGATCTGTCTCATTTTGGGTCTTCGCCAGCTTCTGGACTTGCTCCATGCTTGTGTGGCGAGAGGAAACGTGGTCCGGAGGTTGGTGGGCGTGGTCGAAGAAGTGTTCCTGGCACTGCCGCAAGAGGCACAGCATAAACACGAGGCTGTCTGTCTTGCAGCTCTAGCAAGCTAGGCTTTTCCGCGGTAGGTGTCAAGGATGTGCAATGTCTTGTTCCGGGCTCGAAAAGTGGCCCCTGGATGCACGTGTTGCGAGGGGAGGGGAGTGCTGCGTGCCACCCGAAGACGCGGAAGCGAGTGCAGGTCGAGCATCGAGCAGTGGAGGCTTCATTTACAGCATGACATGTGCGTG
Encoded here:
- a CDS encoding putative oxidoreductase virH, producing the protein MLSFLRAPHPQRTNNASKDLVIYENGTSSVHYHDKGHNNYMMTHTIPPTHPKEGPSIIQPPFHYHIYQTEKFHVQQGTANMYFGLNAKPSAVLSSKGGKSSAVLGPCRYHRFENASPSEVLKMDIQLDPEDYENEQRFFRNFFGYLDDCKRTKQAPSIFQLFVFLHSADTPLAIPLPNLPFMEMLGVYLSRLLLIAVAYFGMYGLGYQPTYPEYYDSNKSR
- a CDS encoding Trans-3-hydroxy-L-proline dehydratase, producing MPFSRPLNVVGCHAEGEVGNVVTGGVLDVPGANMHDKMMHFWTNNDGIRQLLLNEPRGRAAKCANIVLPPCNPLADAGFLIMESEDFEDTMCVTTVLLETGMLPTREPITKLNLDTAAGLVAVTAECESGKCKSVEFENAPSFVFELDHEVEVPGIGVIQVDIVYGGMIFAMVDAASIGILRAKITPVHPENPAIRGITNLVFTDPVTYTEGEKETRCVTVVMPGRFDRSPCGTGTCARLALLHARGELDVGEELVNYNSLTNSKFDSRIVQKTRVGKYDAIVPAVKGRAWVTGFKQEVLDSADPYPEGFRVADAWHSTRPASLVDDILEAHNNKAFNDH
- a CDS encoding Oxidase ucsJ, with product MNGRTKLVSCRANSYYSTGATGFVGGQALHEIYHAARAHFEIAVLNRHVESEAKILKAFPKVRIVRGDLDAVELIESEAQNADVVFHLASTKHLRSAQAIANGLSDIRRSKPGYWVQMSGASMFSVPDIAKGTYGEPPSVFHDDLKDTDKILSIIRNNPARNVDHLVLDRDSSKVKTALIVGPLIYGTGQGPGNTRSIQVPEMTRVTLEKGEGFRVGAGKSVWSTIHVRDLGAVFGKLALAADEKQADACNENGVYCIESGKKAFGDIAELIAKEAHAQSLIKSAEVKTSLSADEANAAMPAGAVFWATNAVSVGERARKQLSWQPVHESLEDTIPDAVKLEAHRRTASSMV
- a CDS encoding Oxidase FUB9, whose translation is MIRHNKPINPMLNRQGHILPGRNALQPQLHFRLTPQPLNGRVPIQARIIIEAFRFGGRLSSSCSRPDSRRLGHSIPRVGRIGCGIHSGSVQAWARRRRGECVTTAPVDGGNRRGSDIFKALALGASFCFVGRIPIWGLACNGQEGVELGLRILMQGLKLTMGLAGCRSIKDISRNHVTYLNSDGILAKL
- a CDS encoding 4-hydroxy-tetrahydrodipicolinate synthase, translated to MSPPTQALTGIHVAIITPFTPGNKSIDTASLSHHINRFMSAGVHGLVPGGSTGEFTVLSIAERKQLIEQCVKSAAGRVPVVAGIGDLSTESTVDLAKHAAQAGAAAAMVVPPSYDALDYEQLQEFLGEVHRESGLPIMYYNIPSASGIAGLSKARVKYMKDTSGNAPDLTDVLFTKHESITTFNGWDTLTFYGLAAGAKGSVWGATNIIPELSVALWNAVAVEGDLKKGREIWTKVFPVCRTPEEGNYAGAIKTGMELRGWKTGGLRKPFDLLKGEQRRKLAGVLRDAGVEVSE